In Harpia harpyja isolate bHarHar1 chromosome 12, bHarHar1 primary haplotype, whole genome shotgun sequence, a single window of DNA contains:
- the HASPIN gene encoding serine/threonine-protein kinase haspin, whose amino-acid sequence MPLQPRLLRTYSRRGGHLRPLPPPDRWISPPQDRKRFFSSTSAGSSAASASSSALSAPSDDPDFSPPGKRRPQPLGKRPARPWRLRTRRGDVEKENRLLGPPVVASPSPSPSPSPSPPPSPSPPPRGAAPLRRRQGAPYGARRPLLCSTPQWPPPRRRRRRRRARPTELSSLVLFSTTVESGSGLDGSLELRSLPPRQTTASSRRALSSLASCRGDSEQLPLSPGVDSVREEGAGRSRPNGTGGRREPGPALRKSGRVLRASVRGPCRAPAPLSPQKATSTPQAALPTVDGGPRRSAPYEAADSDKSCDELRRRSTKGSLSCQRGTPKKYQLMPVVVLDPQEVPVWLMTMKLNEKAGIQPACQQPVSPLGLQGILENTHKSTKAVSGEGSTCRKACISGFSASRWGRQTRLRPKRHKTKRQQQPNNSFFRPQRKQKGMKKGVLEMSVDKRDNDYSFLSGSHSWGRVRASLSFHKKKKVTTEESSCNSILSTPSVKSQLSGHQGTLSAGRTQCCTWSASSMVLLAPRSSCSVLELMLTDAEKVFGECHQEGPITFQDCIPLDKMKDCKKIGEGVFGEVFQIDSERGAVALKIIPIEGTEKVNGESQKSFGEILPEIIISKELSLLSEESRNRTIGFISLYSVHCVQGAYPKYLLEAWDKYHKGRGSENDRPDLFGDEQLFIVLEFEFGGSDLENMRNMFSSVASAKSILHQVTASLAVAEQELHFEHRDLHWGNVLVKKTDAKELNYVLNGATHTIPTAGIHVNIIDYTLSRLEKDGLTVFCDLSTDEELFQGTGDYQFDIYRQMKAENSNSWTDYHPHSNVLWLHYLSCKLLKDMGYKKKESTSAMRKIKKQLVKFRKEVLTFESANEVLQNSSLFQ is encoded by the coding sequence atGCCGCTCCAGCCGCGCCTGCTCCGCACCTACtcgcggcggggcgggcacctccgcccgctgccgccgccggacCGATGGATTTCGCCCCCTCAAGACCGCAAGCGGTTCTTCAGCTCGACCTCGGCCGGCTCCAGCGCCGCCTCAGCCAGCTCCAGCGCCCTCTCCGCCCCTTCGGATGACCCCGACTTCTCGCCGCCGGGTAAACGCCGCCCACAGCCTCTGGGTAAGCGCCCCGCCCGTCCCTGGCGCCTGCGGACCCGCCGCGGCGACGTGGAGAAGGAAAACCGTCTGCTGGGGCCGCCGGTCGTCgcctccccgtccccgtccccgtcgcCGTCCCCGTCGCCGCCCCCGTCCCCGTCGCCGCCCCCGCGCGGcgccgctcccctccgccgccgccagggggcgccctaCGGGGCGCGGCGCCCCCTGCTGTGCAGCACCCCCCAGtggccgcccccgcgccgccgccgccgccgccgccgggcccggccgaCCGAGCTGAGCTCCCTCGTCCTGTTCAGCACCACCGTGGAGAGCGGCTCCGGGCTGGACGGTAGCCTGGAGCTCCGCTCCTTACCGCCCAGGCAGACGACTGCCTCGTCCCGCAGGGCCCTGAGCTCGTTGGCGTCCTGTCGGGGAGATTCGGAGCAGCTCCCGTTATCGCCGGGGGTTGACAGCGTGAGGGAAGAGGGGGCTGGACGGTCCCGTCCAAACGGcacgggcgggcggcgggagccgggcccGGCGTTGCGGAAGTCCGGTAGGGTTCTGAGGGCGTCGGTGCGGGGACCCTGCCGGGCACCAGCTCCCTTGTCCCCACAGAAAGCCACCAGCACTCCTCAGGCAGCGCTGCCCACCGTTGATGGTGGGCCGCGGCGCTCCGCACCGTACGAGGCTGCCGATTCTGATAAATCGTGTGATGAGCTAAGGAGACGTTCAACAAAAGGAAGCTTGAGTTGTCAGAGAGGCACACCCAAGAAGTACCAGCTTATGCCAGTGGTGGTCTTGGACCCTCAAGAAGTGCCAGTGTGGCTGATGACCATGAAACTCAACGAAAAGGCAGGTATTCAACCTGCCTGCCAGCAGCCGGTATCTCCTTTGGGCCTTCAAGGAATCTTGGAGAATACACATAAAAGTACCAAAGCTGTTTCTGGAGAGGGAAGTACCTGTAGAAAAGCTTGCATCAGCGGCTTCAGTGCCAGCCGGTGGGGGAGGCAAACAAGGCTCCGACCAAAAAGGCACAAAACTAAGAGACAGCAGCAGCCTAACAACTCCTTTTTCAGACCACAGAGGAAGCAAAAAGGAATGAAGAAGGGTGTTCTGGAGATGTCTGTAGACAAAAGAGACAATGACTATTCATTCCTCAGTGGCTCCCATTCCTGGGGTAGAGTTCGAGCATCTTTGTCTTTCCATAAGAAGAAGAAAGTTACCACAGAAGAGAGTTCCTGCAACAGCATCCTTTCTACCCCTTCTGTGAAATCCCAGTTGTCAGGGCACCAAGGAACCCTATCTGCTGGTAGGACTCAGTGCTGCACTTGGTCTGCTTCCTCCATGGTCCTGCTGGCTCCCAGGAGTTCCTGTTCTGTCCTGGAGCTAATGCTTACAGATGCAGAGAAGGTGTTTGGGGAATGCCACCAGGAGGGGCCTATCACTTTTCAGGATTGCATTCCTTTAGATAAGATGAAAGATTGCAAGAAAATTGGAGAAGGGGTGTTCGGAGAGGTCTTCCAGATTGACAGCGAGAGAGGAGCTGTGGCCTTAAAAATAATTCCCATAGAGGGGACTGAAAAAGTAAATGGTGAATCTCAAAAGAGCTTTGGAGAAATTCTGCCTGAGATAATAATTTCAAAAGAACTCAGTCTTCTGTCTGAAGAGTCTAGGAATAGGACTATTGGGTTCATCAGCTTGTACTCTGTGCACTGTGTTCAAGGGGCCTATCCTAAGTATCTCCTAGAAGCCTGGGACAAATACCACAAAGGAAGGGGATCAGAAAATGATCGGCCAGACCTTTTTGGGGACGAGCAGCTCTTCATCGTTCTGGAGTTTGAATTTGGCGGCAGTGACTTGGAGAATATGAGAAACATGTTCAGTTCAGTGGCATCggcaaaaagcattttgcacCAGGTCACTGCTTCCCTGGCTGTGGCAGAACAGGAGCTGCACTTTGAGCACAGAGACTTGCACTGGGGGAATGTGCTGGTAAAGAAAACGGATGCAAAGGAGCTTAATTATGTCTTGAATGGGGCAACGCACACAATCCCCACAGCGGGGATTCATGTCAACATCATAGATTATACCTTGTCTCGGCTGGAGAAGGATGGGTTAACTGTGTTTTGTGATCTTTCCACTGATGAAGAACTGTTTCAAGGCACAGGGGACTACCAGTTTGATATCTACAGGCAAATGAAAGCGGAGAACTCAAACAGCTGGACTGACTATCACCCACACAGCAACGTCCTCTGGCTGCACTACTTGTCATGCAAACTTTTGAAAGACATGGGCTACAAGAAAAAGGAATCGACTTCTGCCATGAGGAAAATAAAGAAGCAGCTCGTTAAGTTCCGCAAAGAAGTACTGACCTTTGAGTCTGCCAATGAAGTTTTACAAAACAGCAGCCTCTTCCAGTAG